Proteins found in one Caldalkalibacillus salinus genomic segment:
- a CDS encoding ectoine synthase yields MKIVKLSEVNGSEHDINSENWRSRRLLLRKDGMGFSLHDTIIRAGTETFIWYKNHLEAVYCIEGKGEVETTEDGKVYPIEAGTVYALDKHDKHLLRAEEDMRMVCVFNPPVTGKEHHDENGVYPLIEDDDE; encoded by the coding sequence ATGAAAATTGTAAAATTAAGTGAAGTCAATGGAAGCGAACATGATATCAATAGTGAAAACTGGAGAAGTCGCAGACTTTTACTAAGAAAAGACGGGATGGGTTTCTCTCTCCATGATACAATTATCCGAGCAGGTACAGAAACATTCATCTGGTATAAAAACCATCTAGAAGCTGTTTACTGTATCGAAGGTAAAGGGGAAGTAGAAACAACGGAAGACGGCAAAGTCTATCCGATTGAAGCGGGCACAGTTTACGCTTTAGACAAACATGATAAGCATTTGCTACGTGCAGAGGAAGATATGCGTATGGTATGTGTGTTCAACCCACCAGTGACGGGTAAAGAACACCACGATGAGAATGGTGTGTATCCACTCATCGAAGATGATGACGAATAA
- the ectB gene encoding diaminobutyrate--2-oxoglutarate transaminase has product MDTTVLDKQSTEMKVFEQYESAVRSYCRSFPTIFTKAKGYKIWNTEGTEYIDFFAGAGALNYGHNNPRFKEKLIEYIQEDNITHSLDMATEAKKDFLQKFHDVILAPRHMDHKVMFPGPTGTNAVESALKIARKVTGRQNIISFTNAFHGMTVGSLAVTGNATKRAGAGIPLSHSVTMPFDKYLDQGDTVQYLERFLEDSGSGVDLPAAVIMETVQGEGGINAADFEWMKRIEEVCRRWDILLIVDDIQAGCGRTGTFFSFEPAGLNPDIICLSKSIGGYGLPLALTLMRPEYDVFTPGEHNGTFRGNNLAFVTATEALSYWEDDVFSKDVQRKSEKIKTALETIVQEFPQLKGKTRGRGFMQGIACGADGIAEEVCAEAFQRGLIMETSGPKDEVVKLLIPLIIDDEGLDKGINILRDSVQAVVSRKQ; this is encoded by the coding sequence ATGGATACGACAGTGTTAGACAAACAATCAACTGAAATGAAGGTTTTTGAACAATATGAGTCTGCAGTGAGAAGCTATTGCAGAAGCTTTCCTACCATTTTCACCAAAGCGAAGGGTTATAAAATTTGGAATACCGAAGGAACAGAGTACATTGATTTCTTTGCGGGTGCTGGTGCACTCAATTACGGACATAACAACCCTCGATTTAAGGAGAAACTGATCGAGTACATCCAAGAGGATAATATCACGCACAGCCTAGATATGGCCACGGAAGCTAAGAAAGACTTCTTACAGAAGTTTCATGATGTCATCTTAGCGCCACGTCACATGGACCATAAAGTGATGTTCCCAGGGCCAACTGGTACTAATGCGGTAGAAAGTGCATTGAAGATTGCACGTAAAGTGACAGGAAGACAGAACATCATTAGCTTTACAAATGCTTTCCATGGTATGACAGTGGGTTCTCTAGCCGTTACAGGTAACGCCACCAAAAGAGCTGGAGCAGGAATTCCGCTTTCTCATAGCGTCACAATGCCATTTGATAAGTATTTAGATCAAGGCGATACCGTGCAGTATCTAGAACGTTTTCTAGAAGACAGCGGTAGTGGGGTAGATCTACCTGCAGCTGTTATTATGGAAACCGTACAAGGAGAAGGTGGAATTAATGCTGCTGATTTCGAATGGATGAAGCGCATCGAAGAAGTATGCCGTCGTTGGGATATCCTACTGATCGTCGACGACATTCAAGCTGGGTGTGGCCGTACGGGTACATTCTTTAGCTTCGAGCCAGCAGGGTTGAATCCGGACATTATATGTCTATCTAAATCCATCGGGGGGTACGGTCTGCCATTAGCTCTTACGCTAATGAGACCTGAATATGATGTTTTCACCCCTGGTGAACATAACGGTACATTCCGTGGCAACAACCTCGCTTTTGTCACTGCAACTGAGGCACTCTCATACTGGGAGGATGATGTGTTCTCTAAAGACGTTCAACGTAAAAGTGAGAAGATCAAAACGGCTTTAGAAACGATCGTTCAGGAATTCCCTCAATTGAAGGGCAAAACACGCGGACGAGGATTCATGCAAGGGATTGCTTGTGGTGCTGATGGCATTGCAGAAGAAGTATGTGCCGAAGCCTTCCAACGAGGATTAATCATGGAGACATCTGGCCCAAAAGATGAAGTTGTGAAGCTTCTTATTCCACTCATCATTGATGATGAAGGACTAGATAAAGGGATTAATATCCTTCGCGATAGCGTTCAAGCAGTCGTCTCTCGCAAACAGTAG
- the ectA gene encoding diaminobutyrate acetyltransferase — translation MGIVAESERKTKVQFREPVMEDGAKLWDLVRRTGVLDVNSSYSYLMMCEYFKNTCVIAENDSEIVGFVTAFIPPEKPDTIFVWQVAVDSSMRGEGLGSKLLQELIKMESCNDVQFLEATISPSNRPSFSLFRKFARDLDTHCQVTELFPEDAFPNSDEQHEKEMLNRIGPF, via the coding sequence ATGGGTATAGTAGCAGAATCGGAGAGGAAAACGAAGGTTCAATTTAGAGAACCAGTTATGGAGGACGGCGCTAAATTGTGGGATTTAGTGCGCAGGACAGGGGTGTTAGATGTCAATTCCTCCTATAGTTATCTGATGATGTGTGAATACTTTAAGAACACCTGTGTGATTGCAGAAAATGACAGTGAAATTGTTGGTTTTGTAACTGCTTTTATCCCACCAGAAAAACCCGACACCATATTTGTTTGGCAAGTAGCTGTTGATAGCTCTATGAGAGGAGAAGGTTTGGGCTCTAAGCTCCTTCAAGAGCTGATAAAAATGGAATCCTGCAATGATGTACAATTCCTTGAGGCGACCATATCCCCATCGAATCGACCCTCATTCTCTTTATTCCGCAAATTCGCACGTGACTTGGATACACATTGCCAAGTAACCGAATTGTTCCCAGAGGATGCTTTCCCGAATTCAGACGAACAACATGAGAAAGAAATGCTCAATCGCATTGGTCCTTTTTAG